A genomic segment from [Flavobacterium] thermophilum encodes:
- the yidD gene encoding Putative membrane protein insertion efficiency factor: MGQWLIWCIRFYQRFLSPLKPPTCRFYPTCSNYGIEAIRRFGALKGGWLTVKRILKCHPFHPGGFDPVPEPARRPKRKT, from the coding sequence ATGGGCCAATGGCTGATTTGGTGCATCCGCTTTTATCAACGCTTCCTTTCTCCGCTCAAGCCGCCGACATGCCGCTTTTATCCGACCTGCTCGAACTACGGCATCGAAGCGATCCGGCGCTTTGGCGCGCTCAAAGGGGGATGGCTGACGGTCAAGCGCATTTTGAAGTGCCACCCGTTCCATCCGGGCGGTTTCGACCCTGTTCCCGAGCCGGCCCGGCGTCCGAAACGAAAAACATAA
- a CDS encoding Tropinesterase, with the protein MELNGVRYHVEQYGEGEPLLLLHGFTGSADTWRPLHPFWRRFRLIAADLLGHGRTEAPKDARRYRIERAAADLAALLDKLGVEKANVVGYSMGGRLALTFAMLHPHRVRRLVLESSSPGLQTDAERRARREADEALAQRIEQEGVRAFVDHWERLPLFFTQQALPASVRAAVRRERLRHTAEGLANSLRGMGTGVQPSWWERLRELDMPVLLVCGERDEKFCRIAARMHERLPGSRFVCVPGAGHAIHVEQPGVFATIVSEFMTKGEV; encoded by the coding sequence GTGGAGCTGAATGGGGTTCGTTACCATGTGGAACAATATGGCGAAGGGGAGCCGCTTTTATTGTTGCACGGGTTTACCGGCAGCGCGGACACATGGCGGCCGCTCCACCCGTTTTGGCGGAGGTTCCGCCTGATTGCGGCGGACTTGCTTGGGCACGGGCGGACGGAAGCGCCAAAGGACGCCCGGCGGTATCGGATCGAACGCGCCGCCGCCGACTTGGCGGCGTTGCTTGATAAGCTTGGCGTCGAGAAAGCGAACGTGGTCGGCTACTCGATGGGCGGGCGGCTGGCGTTGACTTTCGCCATGTTGCATCCGCACCGCGTCCGCCGCCTTGTGCTGGAGAGCAGTTCGCCGGGGCTGCAGACGGATGCGGAGCGGCGCGCCCGGCGAGAGGCGGATGAGGCGCTTGCGCAGCGGATCGAGCAGGAAGGGGTGCGTGCGTTCGTCGACCATTGGGAGCGTCTTCCGCTTTTTTTCACGCAACAGGCGCTTCCGGCGTCTGTAAGGGCGGCGGTCCGCCGTGAGCGGCTTCGCCATACGGCTGAAGGGCTTGCCAACAGCTTGCGCGGGATGGGAACCGGCGTGCAGCCGTCTTGGTGGGAGCGGCTTAGGGAACTTGACATGCCCGTGCTTCTTGTTTGCGGGGAGCGTGATGAAAAGTTTTGCCGCATCGCCGCCCGCATGCATGAGCGGCTGCCTGGCAGCAGGTTCGTCTGCGTTCCGGGAGCCGGACATGCAATTCACGTGGAACAGCCCGGTGTTTTTGCTACAATAGTAAGTGAATTCATGACAAAGGGGGAAGTGTAA
- the entC gene encoding Isochorismate synthase entC, whose translation MGSRGWRGNFTKESVRIVAIGFQHTLQQQLHELAVRAARPFVSWTESLEGVDPVSFFMQGPSCGFRERFFWSDRSGGTILVGLGSVHAIETGEKDGRFREVDARRRQWASQIERHGDTDAPPLLFGGFSFDPHRTPTDVWRGFSAGKLIAPAVLLSMRNGQAKLTVTLPAGGGGREIEQVGRLLGRIAAPPLPAPLPALVAAREADSGRWMEAVRQAIASIRAGALDKVVLARARQLTFAGTIDAGSVLARLREQQPFAYLFAFEQDGRCLIGASPEQLVQKEGETCRSICLAGSARRGATVEEDERLGAWLLSDRKNRQEHQFVVRMISRLFAEVCEAVEMPDGPQLLKLPHIQHLCTPVVGRGCREPSVLRLVERMHPTPALGGTPRERAMETIRALEPLERGWYAAPIGWVDAYGDGEWAVAIRSALLAGSQAFLFAGCGIVADSDPQSEYEETNVKMAPMLSALGVMHHD comes from the coding sequence ATGGGAAGCAGGGGATGGAGAGGGAATTTTACGAAAGAAAGCGTGAGGATCGTGGCGATTGGATTTCAACATACACTCCAACAACAACTGCACGAATTGGCGGTGCGGGCGGCGCGGCCGTTTGTCAGCTGGACGGAATCGTTGGAAGGCGTCGATCCGGTTTCTTTTTTTATGCAAGGGCCGTCTTGCGGATTCCGCGAACGGTTTTTTTGGTCGGACCGAAGCGGCGGCACCATCTTGGTCGGCCTCGGCTCGGTGCATGCAATTGAGACGGGGGAAAAGGACGGGCGGTTTCGCGAGGTCGATGCGCGCCGCCGGCAGTGGGCCAGCCAAATCGAGCGGCATGGCGACACGGATGCGCCGCCGCTGCTGTTCGGCGGGTTTTCCTTTGATCCGCACCGGACGCCGACGGACGTATGGCGCGGGTTTTCAGCCGGAAAACTGATCGCGCCGGCTGTGCTTCTTTCGATGCGGAACGGGCAGGCGAAGCTGACCGTCACGCTGCCTGCCGGCGGTGGGGGGCGGGAAATCGAGCAGGTCGGCCGGCTGCTTGGGCGAATCGCTGCACCGCCGCTTCCGGCCCCCCTTCCCGCGCTCGTCGCGGCTCGGGAAGCAGACAGCGGACGGTGGATGGAGGCGGTCCGACAGGCGATCGCTTCGATTCGCGCCGGGGCGCTTGACAAAGTTGTGCTCGCCCGCGCCCGGCAGTTGACATTTGCCGGAACGATCGATGCTGGCTCCGTATTGGCCCGGCTTCGCGAGCAGCAGCCGTTTGCCTACTTGTTTGCCTTTGAACAAGACGGCCGCTGTTTAATCGGGGCATCGCCAGAGCAGCTCGTCCAAAAAGAGGGGGAGACGTGCCGTTCGATTTGCCTGGCGGGATCGGCGCGCCGCGGGGCGACGGTCGAAGAAGACGAACGGCTCGGCGCCTGGCTGCTTTCCGACCGGAAAAACCGCCAAGAACATCAATTTGTGGTGCGCATGATCAGCCGCTTGTTCGCCGAGGTGTGCGAGGCGGTCGAGATGCCGGACGGGCCGCAGCTTCTCAAGCTTCCTCATATTCAGCACTTATGCACGCCGGTTGTCGGCCGCGGCTGCCGGGAGCCGTCCGTGTTGCGTCTGGTGGAACGGATGCATCCGACGCCGGCGCTCGGCGGGACGCCGCGCGAACGAGCGATGGAAACGATTCGCGCCCTCGAGCCGCTCGAGCGCGGGTGGTACGCCGCTCCGATCGGCTGGGTGGACGCTTATGGTGACGGGGAATGGGCGGTCGCCATTCGGTCGGCTTTGCTTGCTGGCAGTCAAGCGTTCTTGTTTGCCGGCTGCGGCATCGTCGCCGACTCCGATCCGCAAAGCGAGTACGAGGAGACGAACGTGAAAATGGCGCCGATGTTATCGGCGTTAGGAGTGATGCACCATGACTGA
- the menD gene encoding 2-succinyl-5-enolpyruvyl-6-hydroxy-3-cyclohexene-1-carboxylate synthase: protein MTEALSLYVAAFVDGLVQAGVAEAVISPGSRSTPLAMAIAGHPALRFSMHIDERSAAFFALGMAKAKRRPVALVCTSGTAAANYLPALVEAHYSRVPLVVLTADRPHELRDVGAPQAIDQLHLYGRYAKWFVDLALPEEAEGMLRYAQAMAARAVGAAAAAPAGPVHVNLPFREPLVPEIDDGVWERVQALKGAPRVVNGRPTVSDESAAGLYKELAAAQRGLIICGPLDRPGFAEAVTALARALDVPILADPLSQLRAGAHDKTYVIDSYDAILKDEAIASKLVPDVVLRFGAMPVSKPLLLWLKRHRSIRQIVVDDGGWRDPTLSAACMVQSDETALCRQLLNVAEPKAAPSPWSAVWREMNDIARTVLRQHLPETEWFEGKVFVELAELLPPDALLYIGNSMPIRDADTFFWSTDKPLRVLANRGANGIDGVVSSALGAGAAAGPLALVIGDLSFYHDLNGLLAAKMHGLQATIVLLNNNGGGIFSFLPQARHEGPFETLFGTPTGLSFSDAVGMYGGRHATPRTWDEFRRQVAESFEAGGLHVVEVRTSRAENVQMHRFLWERVSQEIAKFLEHKGMV, encoded by the coding sequence ATGACTGAGGCGTTGTCGTTGTATGTAGCCGCTTTCGTCGATGGGCTTGTGCAAGCCGGGGTGGCGGAGGCGGTCATCAGCCCCGGATCGCGCTCAACGCCGCTGGCGATGGCGATCGCCGGGCACCCCGCCCTCCGCTTTTCGATGCACATTGACGAGCGGTCAGCCGCCTTTTTCGCCCTTGGCATGGCGAAAGCGAAGCGGCGGCCGGTCGCATTGGTGTGCACCTCGGGCACGGCGGCGGCCAATTACTTGCCGGCGCTCGTCGAGGCCCACTATTCGCGCGTGCCGCTCGTCGTGCTGACGGCGGACCGGCCGCATGAACTGCGCGATGTCGGCGCGCCGCAGGCGATCGATCAGCTTCATTTATACGGCCGCTATGCAAAATGGTTTGTCGATTTGGCGCTGCCGGAAGAAGCGGAAGGGATGCTTCGCTATGCGCAGGCGATGGCGGCAAGGGCTGTTGGAGCGGCCGCTGCTGCGCCGGCCGGGCCGGTGCATGTCAATTTGCCGTTCCGCGAGCCGCTTGTTCCGGAAATTGACGATGGCGTCTGGGAGCGCGTGCAGGCGCTTAAAGGGGCGCCGCGTGTGGTGAACGGCCGGCCGACGGTTTCTGATGAAAGCGCGGCCGGCCTGTATAAAGAGCTCGCCGCGGCTCAACGCGGGCTGATCATCTGCGGGCCGCTCGACCGGCCCGGTTTCGCCGAGGCGGTCACCGCGCTCGCGCGGGCGCTCGATGTTCCGATTCTCGCCGATCCGCTGTCGCAGTTGCGCGCCGGCGCGCACGACAAAACGTATGTCATTGACAGCTATGACGCGATTTTAAAAGACGAGGCAATCGCGTCCAAGCTTGTGCCCGATGTTGTGCTCCGCTTCGGCGCCATGCCGGTGTCCAAGCCGCTGTTGTTATGGCTGAAGCGGCATCGCTCGATCCGCCAAATCGTCGTCGATGACGGCGGCTGGCGCGACCCGACGCTGTCGGCCGCCTGCATGGTGCAAAGCGACGAAACGGCGTTGTGCCGGCAGCTGTTGAATGTGGCCGAACCGAAAGCGGCCCCAAGCCCCTGGTCGGCCGTATGGCGGGAAATGAACGACATCGCCCGCACCGTGTTGCGGCAGCACTTGCCAGAAACCGAATGGTTTGAAGGGAAGGTGTTCGTCGAGCTTGCCGAATTGTTGCCGCCGGACGCGTTGCTGTATATCGGCAACAGCATGCCAATCCGCGACGCCGATACGTTTTTCTGGTCGACGGACAAGCCGCTCCGCGTGCTTGCCAACCGCGGCGCCAACGGCATTGACGGCGTCGTCTCGAGCGCCTTGGGGGCCGGCGCCGCCGCGGGGCCGCTTGCGCTCGTGATCGGCGATTTGTCGTTTTACCACGATTTGAACGGGCTGCTGGCAGCGAAAATGCACGGATTGCAGGCGACGATTGTGCTGTTGAACAACAACGGCGGCGGCATTTTCTCCTTTTTGCCGCAGGCGCGTCATGAAGGGCCGTTTGAAACGCTGTTTGGCACGCCGACCGGTTTGTCGTTTTCCGATGCCGTTGGGATGTACGGCGGACGGCACGCAACGCCGCGTACGTGGGACGAATTTCGCCGTCAAGTGGCGGAATCGTTTGAAGCAGGCGGGCTTCATGTTGTCGAAGTGCGCACGTCGCGAGCGGAAAATGTCCAAATGCATCGTTTTTTGTGGGAACGTGTTTCCCAGGAAATCGCGAAATTTCTCGAACATAAAGGAATGGTTTGA
- the menB gene encoding 1,4-Dihydroxy-2-naphthoyl-CoA synthase — MPFEWVKQYDYEDIIYETYNGIAKITINRPEVHNAFRPKTVNEMIDAFTKARDDSNIGVIILTGAGGKAFCSGGDQKVRGHGGYVGEDEIPRLNVLDLQRLIRVIPKPVIAMVAGYAIGGGHVLHVVCDLTIAADNAIFGQTGPKVGSFDGGYGAGYLARIVGHKKAREIWYLCRQYNAQEALEMGLVNKVVPLEQLEEETVKWAQEILEKSPTAIRFLKAAFNADSDGLAGIQQLAGDATLLFYTTEEAKEGMRAFKEKRKPDFGQFPRFP; from the coding sequence ATGCCGTTTGAATGGGTGAAGCAGTACGACTATGAGGACATTATTTACGAAACGTACAACGGCATCGCCAAAATTACGATCAACCGTCCGGAAGTACATAACGCGTTTCGGCCGAAAACGGTGAATGAGATGATCGACGCGTTCACAAAAGCGCGCGACGATTCGAATATCGGCGTCATCATTTTGACCGGCGCGGGCGGAAAAGCATTCTGCTCGGGCGGCGACCAAAAAGTGCGCGGCCATGGGGGATATGTCGGCGAGGACGAAATTCCGCGCCTCAATGTGCTCGATTTGCAACGGCTCATTCGCGTCATTCCGAAACCGGTCATCGCGATGGTCGCCGGCTATGCCATCGGCGGCGGCCATGTGCTCCACGTCGTCTGCGACTTGACGATTGCGGCCGACAACGCGATTTTCGGCCAAACGGGGCCAAAGGTCGGCAGTTTTGACGGCGGTTATGGGGCCGGCTATTTGGCGCGCATCGTCGGCCATAAAAAAGCGCGGGAAATTTGGTATTTGTGCCGCCAGTACAACGCCCAAGAAGCGCTCGAGATGGGGCTTGTGAACAAAGTCGTGCCGCTCGAGCAGCTGGAAGAAGAAACGGTCAAATGGGCGCAAGAAATTTTGGAGAAAAGCCCGACCGCCATTCGCTTCTTAAAAGCGGCGTTCAACGCCGATTCCGACGGCCTGGCCGGCATTCAGCAGCTTGCGGGCGATGCGACGCTTCTATTCTATACGACGGAAGAGGCGAAAGAAGGAATGCGGGCGTTCAAGGAAAAACGGAAGCCGGACTTCGGCCAGTTCCCGCGTTTCCCGTGA
- a CDS encoding Domain of Uncharacterised Function (DUF1540), protein MAKDVLCEVRNCHYWAEGNRCSADAIYVVSHAGNMASDSSETDCKTFTPSNEA, encoded by the coding sequence ATGGCCAAAGACGTTTTGTGTGAAGTCCGCAACTGCCATTATTGGGCGGAAGGAAACCGCTGCAGCGCTGATGCGATTTACGTCGTCAGCCATGCCGGAAACATGGCGTCCGATTCGTCGGAAACGGACTGCAAAACGTTTACTCCTTCCAATGAAGCGTAA
- the adcA gene encoding Probable zinc transport system zinc-binding lipoprotein AdcA precursor, giving the protein MRAAPILLSLLLTASALLYGCQSKPENETGTSNDRLTIYTTVYPLEDFTKKIGGDLVEVKSIYPPGAEAHTFEPTTKTIEQIAGADAFLYIGHGMEPFAEKLKETLQNEHVQFLAATNGIELLESNHEEGHEEEHQDEHGEEHEHDHGDKDPHVWLDPIRSIAVAENIRDLLVELNPEKKEQFNQNFAALKAKLERLDGQFRSVIEKAPKKEMLVAHAAYGYWEDRYGLRQLSVSGLSPTNEPSQKELAALIDLAKRHDIRYVLFERNTPAKIAETVQREIGAKALYLHNLESVTDEDRKQGRDYFDLMEENIKTIEQALR; this is encoded by the coding sequence ATGAGAGCTGCACCCATCCTTCTATCCTTGCTTTTAACGGCAAGCGCCTTGCTATATGGTTGCCAATCGAAACCGGAGAACGAGACCGGGACGTCAAACGATCGCCTGACGATTTACACGACCGTCTATCCGTTGGAAGACTTCACGAAAAAGATCGGCGGCGATCTTGTTGAGGTGAAAAGCATTTATCCGCCGGGCGCGGAAGCCCATACGTTCGAACCGACGACGAAAACGATCGAGCAAATCGCCGGGGCGGACGCGTTCCTTTACATCGGCCACGGGATGGAGCCGTTCGCCGAAAAGCTGAAGGAAACATTACAAAATGAGCATGTCCAATTTCTTGCGGCCACAAACGGCATCGAATTGCTTGAATCAAACCACGAAGAGGGGCATGAGGAAGAGCACCAAGACGAACACGGGGAAGAACATGAGCATGACCATGGAGACAAAGACCCGCACGTCTGGCTCGACCCGATCCGCTCGATTGCGGTCGCCGAGAACATCCGCGATTTGCTCGTTGAACTGAACCCTGAAAAAAAGGAACAGTTCAACCAAAACTTTGCAGCGTTAAAAGCCAAACTCGAGCGCCTTGACGGGCAGTTCCGCTCCGTCATCGAAAAAGCGCCCAAAAAAGAGATGCTCGTCGCCCACGCCGCCTACGGCTATTGGGAAGACCGCTACGGCCTCCGCCAGCTGAGCGTCTCCGGGCTGTCGCCGACGAACGAGCCGTCGCAAAAAGAGCTGGCCGCGCTCATCGATTTGGCGAAACGCCATGACATCCGCTACGTCCTCTTTGAGCGCAACACGCCGGCGAAAATCGCCGAAACGGTCCAGCGCGAAATCGGCGCCAAAGCGCTGTATTTGCACAACCTCGAATCGGTGACCGATGAGGATCGAAAACAAGGCCGCGACTACTTCGACTTGATGGAAGAAAACATCAAAACAATTGAACAGGCGCTTCGTTAA
- the dps gene encoding DPS protein homolog: MTTRLIDLVNKQIANWTVLYVKLHNYHWYVTGPQFFTLHEKFEEMYNEAATHIDALAERLLALGGKPVATMKDCLEQASVKEAAGTETAEQMVASIVRDFETMIGELKEGMQLADEVNDETTGDMLLGIHRSLEKHVWMLKSFLGR; the protein is encoded by the coding sequence ATGACAACTCGACTGATCGATCTTGTCAACAAGCAAATCGCCAACTGGACTGTGTTGTACGTGAAATTGCACAACTACCATTGGTACGTCACCGGGCCGCAGTTTTTCACGCTGCATGAAAAATTCGAAGAGATGTACAACGAAGCCGCGACCCACATTGACGCCCTGGCCGAGCGGCTGCTGGCGTTGGGCGGCAAGCCGGTGGCGACGATGAAAGACTGCCTCGAGCAGGCGTCCGTCAAAGAAGCAGCCGGGACGGAAACGGCCGAACAAATGGTGGCTTCGATTGTCCGTGACTTTGAAACGATGATCGGCGAATTGAAAGAAGGCATGCAGCTGGCGGATGAAGTGAACGATGAAACGACGGGGGATATGCTGCTTGGCATTCATCGCAGCTTGGAAAAACACGTCTGGATGTTGAAATCGTTCTTAGGACGATAA
- a CDS encoding Tumour necrosis factor receptor superfamily member 19, which translates to MMYWTLVVCLIIAAVVLALAVVTTSKAYAYKHTVDPHPNEHGSEQQAGPK; encoded by the coding sequence ATGATGTACTGGACGTTGGTTGTTTGCCTCATCATCGCCGCTGTCGTTCTCGCGTTGGCGGTCGTCACGACGTCCAAAGCGTATGCCTACAAGCATACGGTCGATCCGCACCCGAATGAACACGGCAGCGAACAACAAGCCGGCCCGAAATAG
- the luxS gene encoding S-ribosylhomocysteine lyase, whose product MIIMITIEQTVLLFKKNDCRSLGMGAPTQPCFLGIDAKPNERQKRCGTFLVLVMIKKRINNLGVIDMPSPVESFELDHCAVKAPYVRHCGVHKVGSDGVVNKFDIRFCQPNKEAMDPAAIHTLEHLLAYTLRRHAAKYDHFDIIDISPMGCQTGFYLVVSGSPTVEEIIDLLEEAMKDALNATEVPAATERQCGQAKLHDLEAAKNLMRFWLAQDKNELKKVFG is encoded by the coding sequence GTGATCATCATGATTACAATAGAACAAACCGTTCTTTTGTTCAAGAAAAACGACTGTCGTTCGCTCGGAATGGGGGCGCCGACCCAGCCTTGCTTTTTGGGCATAGACGCCAAGCCGAACGAGAGGCAAAAAAGATGCGGGACGTTCCTCGTTTTGGTTATGATAAAAAAGAGAATAAATAACCTAGGAGTGATTGACATGCCTTCACCGGTGGAAAGCTTTGAATTGGACCATTGCGCGGTCAAAGCGCCGTACGTTCGGCATTGCGGCGTTCACAAAGTCGGCAGCGACGGCGTCGTCAATAAGTTTGACATTCGCTTTTGCCAGCCGAACAAAGAAGCGATGGACCCGGCCGCGATTCATACGCTTGAGCATCTGCTCGCGTATACGCTGCGCCGACATGCGGCGAAATATGATCATTTCGACATTATCGACATCTCGCCGATGGGCTGCCAAACCGGGTTTTATCTTGTCGTGAGCGGCTCGCCGACTGTCGAAGAGATCATCGATTTGCTTGAAGAGGCGATGAAAGACGCCTTGAACGCGACCGAGGTGCCGGCGGCGACGGAGCGGCAATGCGGCCAGGCGAAGCTCCATGACTTGGAGGCGGCGAAAAACTTGATGCGCTTTTGGCTGGCGCAAGACAAAAACGAGCTGAAAAAGGTGTTTGGCTGA
- the menA gene encoding 1,4-dihydroxy-2-naphthoate octaprenyltransferase produces the protein MDMQPVTHIGHRPPARRDWRVFWRLTRPHTLTAAFVPVCVGTVLAMGETSVNWLLFVAMMAASLLIQAATNMFNEYYDYKRGLDSPESVGIGGAIVRDGLKPKTVLALAFACFGAAMLIGVYICAQSSWWLALVGTVCMAAGYFYTGGPVPIAYTPFGELAAGFFMGFMIILISFFIQTGSVSGKAVLVAVPVAILVGAILLANNIRDLDGDREKGRKTLAILVGRDWAIRVLAMMFAAAFLWTVALVLFGIVPFWAMLALLSAPKAAAAARGFIGKTKPAEMMPAMKATAQTNTQFGFLLAIGLLVGQWL, from the coding sequence ATGGATATGCAACCAGTCACACATATCGGCCACCGACCGCCGGCTCGCCGCGACTGGCGCGTCTTTTGGCGGCTGACGCGTCCGCATACGCTGACAGCGGCGTTTGTGCCAGTCTGCGTCGGCACGGTGCTGGCGATGGGCGAAACGTCTGTCAATTGGCTGTTGTTTGTCGCCATGATGGCCGCCTCGTTGTTGATTCAGGCGGCGACGAATATGTTTAACGAATATTACGATTACAAGCGCGGCCTTGACTCGCCGGAATCGGTCGGCATCGGCGGCGCCATCGTCCGCGACGGCCTGAAGCCGAAAACGGTGCTGGCGTTGGCGTTTGCCTGCTTTGGGGCAGCGATGCTCATCGGCGTCTACATTTGCGCGCAAAGCAGCTGGTGGCTCGCGCTTGTCGGAACGGTCTGCATGGCGGCCGGCTACTTTTACACCGGCGGTCCTGTTCCGATCGCCTATACACCGTTTGGCGAACTCGCCGCCGGATTTTTCATGGGCTTTATGATCATTTTAATTTCCTTTTTCATCCAAACAGGCAGCGTGAGCGGAAAAGCGGTGCTCGTGGCGGTCCCGGTCGCGATTTTAGTCGGCGCCATTTTGCTCGCCAACAACATCCGCGACTTGGATGGCGACCGCGAAAAAGGACGAAAAACGCTCGCCATTTTAGTCGGCCGCGACTGGGCGATCCGCGTGCTCGCCATGATGTTTGCCGCCGCGTTTCTTTGGACGGTGGCGCTTGTGCTGTTTGGCATCGTGCCGTTTTGGGCGATGCTCGCCTTGCTGAGCGCGCCAAAAGCAGCGGCCGCGGCGCGCGGATTCATCGGTAAAACGAAACCGGCGGAGATGATGCCGGCGATGAAGGCCACAGCGCAAACGAATACACAATTTGGCTTTTTGCTCGCCATCGGCTTGCTTGTCGGCCAATGGCTGTAA
- the ccp gene encoding Cytochrome c551 peroxidase precursor: protein MTAEAKEGERLFNGKGNCLSCHGGEYFTDSVKAVGPDGKLTTANTAYLHDIGTANPKDRASKGDARVRFTNPRTPKQWDTPTLRGVWATAPYLHDGSANMIEEAIRRHETKEVQTLMPEEIAAIAAYVRSLE, encoded by the coding sequence TTGACGGCGGAAGCGAAGGAAGGGGAGCGCCTGTTTAACGGGAAAGGGAATTGCTTAAGCTGCCATGGGGGCGAGTATTTCACCGACAGCGTCAAGGCGGTCGGGCCGGACGGGAAATTGACGACTGCCAATACCGCCTACTTGCACGATATCGGCACGGCCAACCCGAAAGACCGCGCTTCCAAAGGCGACGCCCGCGTCCGGTTCACGAACCCGCGGACGCCGAAGCAATGGGATACGCCCACCTTGCGCGGCGTGTGGGCGACGGCTCCGTATTTGCACGACGGCAGCGCGAACATGATCGAAGAGGCGATTCGGCGGCACGAGACGAAGGAAGTGCAAACGTTGATGCCGGAGGAAATTGCCGCCATTGCGGCCTACGTGCGCTCTCTCGAGTAG
- the menE gene encoding 2-succinylbenzoate--CoA ligase: MTTMPNWLKQRAFLTPERTAVRDRERAKTFAELYEASATWARRLAAAGVREGDIVAILMKNRIEMIEIVHALFLLGARALLQNVRLTSYELGWQLDDSGARLVIADEELAGRLGGDGRVMTTSALAALSEVDVLLKETLELDETATIMYTSGTTGTPKGVLQTYGNHWWSAVGSALNLGLHEGDCWLAAVPLFHISGLSIAMRSVIYGMPMYIQPSFDPKEANALIMNGTVTIMSVVAAMLQRMVAELGEARYPDTFRCMLLGGGPAPRPLLETCKEKGIPVYQTYGMTETSSQIVTLAPEYSLTKLGSAGKPLFPAELCIMQDGKQAAPYEAGEIVVKGPNVTKGYLHRPEATERAIRGGWFYTGDIGYVDEDGFLYVLDRRSDLIISGGENVYPAEIEAVLLSHPDVEEAGVTGIDDDTWGQVPCAFVVLKKGAAADEHGLKQFCRERLAKYKVPARIYFVDALPRNAAQKLLRRELKTLIPEAEKRASRL, translated from the coding sequence ATGACCACAATGCCAAACTGGCTGAAGCAGCGGGCGTTTTTAACCCCGGAGCGGACGGCTGTTCGTGATCGAGAGCGGGCGAAAACGTTTGCCGAACTGTACGAAGCGTCGGCGACATGGGCGCGCCGCCTCGCTGCAGCGGGCGTTCGGGAAGGCGACATCGTCGCCATTTTGATGAAAAACCGCATTGAAATGATCGAGATCGTCCACGCCTTGTTTTTGCTCGGCGCGCGCGCCTTGCTGCAAAACGTGCGTCTCACGTCTTATGAGCTCGGCTGGCAGCTCGATGACAGCGGCGCGCGCCTTGTCATTGCCGATGAGGAACTGGCCGGGCGCCTTGGCGGCGACGGGCGGGTGATGACGACGAGCGCGCTCGCCGCGCTTTCGGAAGTGGACGTTCTGCTCAAGGAAACGCTCGAGTTGGACGAGACGGCGACGATTATGTACACATCCGGAACGACCGGCACCCCGAAAGGCGTGCTGCAAACGTACGGCAACCACTGGTGGAGCGCGGTCGGCTCGGCGCTCAATCTCGGGTTGCACGAAGGCGACTGCTGGCTTGCGGCCGTGCCGCTGTTTCACATCAGCGGCCTGTCGATCGCCATGCGCAGCGTCATTTACGGCATGCCGATGTACATTCAGCCGTCATTTGACCCAAAGGAAGCGAACGCCTTGATTATGAACGGAACGGTGACGATCATGTCGGTGGTAGCCGCCATGCTGCAACGGATGGTGGCGGAGCTTGGGGAAGCGCGCTATCCTGATACGTTCCGCTGCATGCTGCTTGGCGGCGGGCCGGCGCCGCGCCCACTGCTTGAGACGTGCAAGGAAAAAGGCATTCCGGTGTACCAGACGTACGGGATGACGGAGACGTCATCGCAAATTGTGACGCTGGCGCCCGAATACAGCCTGACGAAACTCGGCTCCGCCGGCAAGCCGCTCTTTCCGGCCGAGCTATGCATTATGCAAGACGGAAAACAAGCTGCGCCGTATGAAGCTGGGGAAATTGTCGTCAAAGGACCGAACGTGACGAAAGGATACTTGCACCGCCCCGAGGCGACGGAACGGGCGATCCGCGGCGGCTGGTTTTACACCGGGGATATCGGCTATGTCGACGAAGACGGGTTTTTGTACGTGCTCGACCGCCGCTCCGATCTCATTATTTCCGGCGGCGAAAACGTCTATCCGGCCGAAATCGAAGCGGTGCTGCTGTCGCACCCCGATGTCGAAGAAGCCGGCGTGACCGGCATCGACGATGACACATGGGGGCAAGTGCCGTGTGCCTTTGTAGTGCTGAAAAAAGGCGCCGCGGCTGATGAGCATGGGCTGAAGCAGTTTTGCCGCGAGCGGCTCGCCAAATACAAAGTGCCGGCGCGCATTTATTTCGTCGACGCGCTGCCGCGCAATGCGGCGCAAAAACTATTGCGCCGCGAATTGAAAACGTTGATTCCGGAAGCAGAAAAGCGAGCGTCCCGCCTTTAA